Genomic segment of Streptomyces sp. NA02950:
GCGAGAAGGCGCTGCTGCGCCCTTCACCGTGGACGACGCACCGGCCATGGCCGTCATCCTCGAGGACGAGGAGGTCCGCGGTTTCACCGGTGGGTCGGGCGCTCCCGCCTTCGGGGAGCGGCGGCTGCGGGAGTGGTACGGAAGCCGGGGCGCGCAACCGGACCGGCTGGACCTGGCGGTCGTCGACCGGGCGAACGGCGCGCTGGTGGGTGAGGTCGTGCTCCACGAATGGGACGAGCCCAACCGCAGTTGCGCCTTCCGTACGCTGCTCGGCCCACGGGGGCGGGACCGGGGCCTGGGCACGGAGGCCATCCGCCTGATCGTCGGTCATGGCTTCGAACGGCTCGGGCTGCACCGCATCTCGCTGGGGGTCTTCGCCTTCAACCCCCGGGCCCGCCGGGCGTACGAGAAGGTCGGCTTTGTCACCGAGGGAGTGGAACGCGAAGCGCTGCTGCACGAGGGCGCGTGGATCGACGCCGTGCTGATGTCCCTGCTGGACCGGGAGTGGGCGGTGCACCGTGGTGATCCGCGCCCCCCGGCGCCGCTGCCCCATGATGGAAGCCGCAAGCGGGCGAAGCCCGCGTCCCGCCCTCCGGAGGAGTGAGATCCCGTGCCACCCCCTCGTCGGCTCGCCGATCTGCCGTTCGCACGCCATCTCCGCGGGTTCGACGGGCCCCTGGCCGAAGGGGGCGACTACGACACCGTCCATCTGGACGGCGCCGACTTCGACGGGGCCGAGGGCGACGACGCCCGCTTCCTCGAGTGCGCCTTCTCCTCCGTGACCTTCACCGCGGGGCGCTTCCGCGGCGCCCGGTTCAATGACGTCTGGCTGGACGGGGTGCGCTGGGTCGGCACCGACCTGGCGGAGACCGACTGGCTGGACGCCGAGCTCATCGGCTGTGTGCTCGCCGGTCCGGAGGCGTTCGGCGCCAAGCTGCACCGGGTCACCTTCCACCGCTGTAAGTTCGAGTCGGTCAACCTGCGCACCGCCACCCTGCGGGAGGTCGCCTTCGCCGACTGCCTGCTGCGGGACGTCGACTTCAGCGGGGCCGCGCTGACCCGGGTGGAGTTCCCGGGCTCGGCGCTGGAGGGCGTCCGGTTCGCCGGGGCGCGGATGGCCGACACCGATCTGCGGGAGGCCACCCGGCTGGAGCTCACCGACGGCCATGACGCCCTGCGCGGCGCCGTCATCACCGGCGCGCAGTTGCTGGAGCTCGCCCCGATGTTCGCCGATGTGCTCGGGGTCAGGGTGGCGGAGACCGGATCCGGTCCGGCGCGCCGCCCGTCCGGCCGACACGGCGGCAGACGCTGAGGGCTGACCCGGGGAGAAGAACGCCGTCGGCCCTCTGCGGCGGCGGGCCATACGCTGGACCGGACCCGGGGGCGGGCGGCACGGTGGTCGGGTGCAAACGATGCCTTCCTCCCCCGCTCAGCCTCCCGCCACCTGGTTCGCCCGGCCCGCGGCCCGGACCTGGAGGTGTCCGCCCGCCCCGGACGACGTACGCCGCTTCCATACGGCGCGGTCCGACTACGCGTCCACTCCGCTGACCGAACTCCCCTCGCTCGCAGCCGAGTTGGGTGTCGGCCGGGTGTTCGTCAAGGACGAGTCGTCCCGCCTCGGGCTGCCCGCGTTCAAGGCGCTCGGCGCGTCCTGGGCGATCCACCGGATCCTGGCGGGGCGGGCGCCCGGCGCTCCCGTACGGCTGGTGACCGCAACCGACGGCAACCACGGCCGGGCCGTGGCCCGGATGGCGCGGCTGAACGGACGGCCCGCCCATGTGTTCGTTCCCCGCGGTGTGCACCCGGACGCGGTGGCCGCCATCGAGGCCGAGGGCGCGCGGGTGACCCGGGTGGACGGGCCGTACGACGTGGCGGTGCGGCGCGCGGCCGAGGCCGCGGACGAGCCGTCGGCCGTACTGGTCCAGGACACCTCCTGGCCCGGGTACGAGGAGATCCCGGGCTGGATCGTTGAGGGCTACGCGACCCTGTTCCATGAGATCGATCAGCAACTACGGGCCATGAGGGCTCAGTTGCCGGATCTGCTCGCCGTTCCGGTGGGGGTGGGCTCGCTCGCCCAGGCCGCCGTCACCCACTACCGGAGCCGCCCCGCCGGCCCCGCTCCTGCCCTGCTGGCCGTGGAGCCGGTGGCCGCGGCCTGTGTGCTGGCGAGTCTGGTCCGCGGGGAGCCGGTCGCCGTGGACACCGGTGAGACGGCGATGGCCGGCCTGAACTGCGGTACGCCCTCCGGTCTCGCCTGGCCCGCACTGCGCGACGGGCTGGACGCGGCCGTCGCCGTCACCGATGCCGACAGCGCCCGCGCCTCCCGTGACCTCGCCGCCCTCGGTGTCTCCTCGGGGCCCTGCGGCGCCGCCTCGCTGGCCGGTGTGCGCGCCGCCCTCACCGGGGAGGGCGCCGACGACCGACGTGGCGCGCTCGGGGTCGCACCGACCGCCACCCTCGTGCTGCTGAGTACCGAAGGCACGGCGGCCAATCCCGCCACCACCCCGGGAGCCTCGCCCTGACGGCTCCGGTGGCCACCGAGGCACAGGGTGGCGGGACGGCCGGTCAGCGGGTCATCAGCCAGGGCTGCTGCGGCAGTGGACTCCCGGTCTCCAGCAGCGACTTCAGGTTGGACAGCACCGCGGCCCAGCCTCCGGCCGCCGCCTCCCGCTCGGCCTCGTCGGCCAGGTTCTCGTGGGTCACGGTCAGCCGGACGATCTCGTTGTGCGGCTGGATGTCGAAGGTGACCCGCGAGGGCCCTCCGGCGGGTTCCTCGCCGGGCGCGGCCCAGGTGGTCACCAGTCGTGTCGGCGGCACGCTCTCCTCGACCGTGCCGACCACATCGGCGATGTCCGAGCCGTCCGTACGCCGGTGCTCCCAGGCGGAACCGGGCCGCCAGTCGGACACATTGCTGTGGCCCCAGTACTCGGCCGTCAGATCGGCATCGGTCAGCGCCTGCCACACCCTCTCCGGTGTGGACTCGATGTAGATGACGTACACGAACGTCGGCTTGTCGGCCATGGCTTCCTCCGCTTGTCGTTTCACCGCGCTCAGCGCGCTCAGCCGCGGGCGCTCGAACGTGGCGATCCACCGCTCCTGGACCTCCTGGAGGGGGACGGGATTGAGGTAGTGGAGTTTTTCGCGGCCCCGCCGGACCGTAGTGACGAGATGGGCGGCCTCGAGCACGGCCAGGTGCTGTGTGGCGGACTGACGGGTCATCTCCAGGCGGTGGCACAGCTCGCCCAGTGTCTGCCCGTTGTGCTCATGCAGCCGGTCCAGCAGATAGCGCCGGGTCTGATCGGCCAGTGCCTTGAAGACCTTGTCCATGTCCGAGCTCACGCTTCACGTTATGCAGGCGATTACCTGCATGTCAATCGATCTGACTGGTCGCGCTTT
This window contains:
- a CDS encoding GNAT family N-acetyltransferase; protein product: MDDAPAMAVILEDEEVRGFTGGSGAPAFGERRLREWYGSRGAQPDRLDLAVVDRANGALVGEVVLHEWDEPNRSCAFRTLLGPRGRDRGLGTEAIRLIVGHGFERLGLHRISLGVFAFNPRARRAYEKVGFVTEGVEREALLHEGAWIDAVLMSLLDREWAVHRGDPRPPAPLPHDGSRKRAKPASRPPEE
- a CDS encoding metalloregulator ArsR/SmtB family transcription factor, whose translation is MDKVFKALADQTRRYLLDRLHEHNGQTLGELCHRLEMTRQSATQHLAVLEAAHLVTTVRRGREKLHYLNPVPLQEVQERWIATFERPRLSALSAVKRQAEEAMADKPTFVYVIYIESTPERVWQALTDADLTAEYWGHSNVSDWRPGSAWEHRRTDGSDIADVVGTVEESVPPTRLVTTWAAPGEEPAGGPSRVTFDIQPHNEIVRLTVTHENLADEAEREAAAGGWAAVLSNLKSLLETGSPLPQQPWLMTR
- a CDS encoding diaminopropionate ammonia-lyase, coding for MPSSPAQPPATWFARPAARTWRCPPAPDDVRRFHTARSDYASTPLTELPSLAAELGVGRVFVKDESSRLGLPAFKALGASWAIHRILAGRAPGAPVRLVTATDGNHGRAVARMARLNGRPAHVFVPRGVHPDAVAAIEAEGARVTRVDGPYDVAVRRAAEAADEPSAVLVQDTSWPGYEEIPGWIVEGYATLFHEIDQQLRAMRAQLPDLLAVPVGVGSLAQAAVTHYRSRPAGPAPALLAVEPVAAACVLASLVRGEPVAVDTGETAMAGLNCGTPSGLAWPALRDGLDAAVAVTDADSARASRDLAALGVSSGPCGAASLAGVRAALTGEGADDRRGALGVAPTATLVLLSTEGTAANPATTPGASP
- a CDS encoding pentapeptide repeat-containing protein, giving the protein MPPPRRLADLPFARHLRGFDGPLAEGGDYDTVHLDGADFDGAEGDDARFLECAFSSVTFTAGRFRGARFNDVWLDGVRWVGTDLAETDWLDAELIGCVLAGPEAFGAKLHRVTFHRCKFESVNLRTATLREVAFADCLLRDVDFSGAALTRVEFPGSALEGVRFAGARMADTDLREATRLELTDGHDALRGAVITGAQLLELAPMFADVLGVRVAETGSGPARRPSGRHGGRR